The following are from one region of the Dreissena polymorpha isolate Duluth1 chromosome 2, UMN_Dpol_1.0, whole genome shotgun sequence genome:
- the LOC127868072 gene encoding uncharacterized protein LOC127868072 — MPRVIQVNSSSNLNANPRGEEEAGFDLNENSEENGLNQNDNQQAKADDETFSNYLPFSVNYALYNVTYSPSEDTPYCLKCEIGGRVVRFKKDARVWLHKSSDRKRKLEVQNLRTEATAKHIKGSANLNTVDDESIEDMKQRLGKIQQYFQSYCATYNGYRNNAADVDSDLSSLGDSDADLAYSEASSPTDSQLALNKGKNAEESKRVKFTIADEEIIVTASLDNDDAGKDDGYNNEIAMDMDDVRFDADNASGNNIRSGITSREVVRRLAPAIAMEDESLIDGLLDGAANNYPSERAVKKYRRRRARRNPSTSSHVSGSKTRSRRQAERDKHAFYNLRSGKARRYTENFRALTRKSQRHSQNRTLKNINRNANTQTAGVIRILESRDEAVQVTLHEQPCHDDRVPSLVSIARIAMLKPSTRYWNIKLS, encoded by the exons ATGCCAAGAGTAATCCAAGTCAACTCGTCCAGCAATTTAAATGCCAACCCGCGTGGCGAGGAAGAGGCTGGGTTTGACTTAAATGAAAACAGCGAAGAAAACGGCCTTAACCAGAACGACAACCAGCAGGCGAAAGCCGATGATGAGACGTTTTCAAATTACCTGCCGTTTTCAGTCAACTATGCTCTGTATAATGTAACGTATTCGCCGTCTGAAGATACGCCGTATTGCCTTAAGTGCGAGATTGGCGGTCGAGTGGTGAGATTTAAAAAAGACGCACGCGTTTGGCTTCACAAGAGCAGCGATCGGAAACGGAAGTTAGAAGTTCAAAATCTTCGAACAGAGGCCACTGCAAAACACATCAAAGGCTCTGCTAATCTCAATACAGTCGATGATGAAAGTATCGAAGACATGAAACAACGATTAGGCAAAATACAACAATACTTTCAAAGCTATTGCGCGACATACAATGGGTACAGGAATAATGCGGCGGATGTCGACAGCGATTTGTCGTCTCTCGGTGATTCGGACGCGGATCTTGCTTATTCGGAAGCGTCAAGCCCAACAGATTCCCAGTTGGCGCTAAACAAGGGAAAGAACGCCGAAGAAAGCAAGCGGGTAAAGTTCACAATTGCCGACGAGGAGATCATTGTAACCGCCTCTCTGGATAATGATGACGCTGGAAAAGACGATGGTTATAACAACGAAATTGCTATGGACATGGACGACGTACGCTTCGACGCGGATAACGCTAGCGGAAACAATATCCGGTCCGGCATCACGTCGCGAGAGGTCGTGCGGCGACTGGCGCCAGCGATAGCTATGGAAGACGAGTCCCTCATCGACGGGCTGCTGGACGGAGCGGCGAACAATTATCCGTCGGAACGCGCCGTCAAGAAGTACCGGCGCCGACGGGCTAGGAG AAATCCCTCGACGTCGTCTCATGTTTCCGGGAGTAAAACTCGTTCAAGACGTCAAGCGGAACGGGACAAACACGCCTTCTACAACCTCCGGAGCGGAAAGGCCAGG AGGTACACAGAAAACTTCCGAGCATTGACACGGAAAAGCCAGCGTCACTCGCAGAACAG AACTCTGAAGAACATCAACAGGAACGCCAACACTCAAACAGCAGGAGTCATCAGAATCCTCGAGTCACGTGACGAGGCTGTCCAGGTGACATTGCACGAGCAACCCTGTCACGATGACAGAGTGCCTTCCCTTGTCTCAATTGCCCGTATTGCCATGCTCAAACCGTCAACCAGATATTGGAATATTAAATTGTCATAA